Proteins found in one Streptomyces sp. NBC_00461 genomic segment:
- a CDS encoding MFS transporter encodes MTNSTCTTTPAGSLAGRREWTALGVLMLPLLLVSMDVSVLYFAIPAISADLEPSGTQQLWIFDIYAFVLAGLLMTMGSLGDRIGRRKLLLIGAAAFGTASLIAAYANSAETLIAARAVLGIGGATLMPSTMALIRTMFTDPGQRAKAIGMWSGVMTAGIALGSVMSGVLVQYFWWGSVFLVNLPAMALLLVLGPVLLPESRDPAPGRFDWLSVPLSMAAVLPVIYGLKEITSEGWHAQYVVSITVGLLFAALFVHRQRTAASPMIDPALFRNRGFAPSVALNLVASFGMLGPAFFTTQYLQSVLDKSAMEAALWALLPSVPIGMAAPLATTLVQRGVNRAYVVTAGFAIGACGYALLALADTDSLWLVLTACGVLASGIVMVISQIMDLAMSSAPVERAGSASALMETGAEFGGALGMAVLGSIGTAVYRNDIPASAPAAAHETLGGALAVAGQLPGRTGDALATAAREAFTSGMQGAAIAGTVLLIGAAALAARALKGIRVDDK; translated from the coding sequence ATGACGAACTCGACGTGCACCACCACCCCGGCCGGCTCTCTCGCCGGCCGCCGCGAATGGACCGCACTGGGCGTGCTGATGCTCCCGCTGCTGCTGGTCTCGATGGACGTCTCGGTCCTCTACTTCGCCATCCCCGCGATCAGCGCGGACCTGGAGCCGAGCGGCACCCAGCAGCTGTGGATCTTCGACATCTACGCCTTCGTCCTGGCCGGCCTGCTGATGACGATGGGTTCCCTGGGCGACCGCATAGGCCGCCGCAAGCTCCTCCTGATCGGCGCCGCGGCCTTCGGCACCGCCTCCCTGATCGCGGCCTACGCGAACAGCGCCGAGACCCTCATCGCGGCCCGCGCGGTGCTCGGCATCGGCGGCGCGACCCTGATGCCGTCGACGATGGCGCTGATCCGCACGATGTTCACCGACCCAGGGCAGCGCGCGAAGGCGATCGGCATGTGGTCCGGCGTGATGACCGCCGGCATCGCCCTCGGCTCGGTGATGAGCGGTGTCCTGGTCCAGTACTTCTGGTGGGGCTCGGTCTTCCTGGTCAACCTGCCCGCGATGGCACTGCTGCTGGTCCTCGGCCCGGTCCTGCTGCCGGAGTCGCGCGACCCCGCCCCCGGCCGCTTCGACTGGCTGAGCGTCCCGCTGTCGATGGCCGCCGTACTCCCCGTCATCTACGGCCTGAAGGAGATCACGTCCGAGGGCTGGCACGCGCAGTACGTCGTCTCGATCACCGTCGGCCTGCTCTTCGCAGCGCTCTTCGTCCACCGCCAGCGCACCGCGGCCTCACCGATGATCGACCCGGCCCTGTTCCGCAACCGCGGTTTCGCCCCCTCGGTCGCCCTGAACCTCGTCGCCTCGTTCGGAATGCTGGGCCCGGCGTTCTTCACCACGCAGTACCTGCAGTCGGTGCTCGACAAGAGCGCGATGGAGGCTGCCCTGTGGGCGCTGCTCCCCTCGGTGCCGATCGGCATGGCGGCCCCGCTGGCGACCACCCTGGTCCAGAGGGGCGTCAACCGCGCCTACGTGGTCACCGCCGGCTTCGCCATCGGCGCCTGCGGCTACGCGCTGCTGGCCCTCGCCGACACGGACTCGCTGTGGCTGGTGCTGACCGCGTGCGGCGTCCTCGCCTCCGGCATCGTCATGGTCATCTCGCAGATCATGGACCTCGCGATGAGCAGCGCCCCGGTGGAGCGGGCGGGCTCGGCATCCGCCCTGATGGAGACCGGCGCGGAGTTCGGCGGCGCACTGGGGATGGCGGTGCTCGGCTCCATCGGCACGGCGGTCTACCGCAACGACATCCCGGCCTCGGCCCCGGCCGCGGCCCACGAGACCCTCGGCGGCGCGCTGGCAGTCGCGGGTCAGCTCCCCGGGCGCACGGGAGACGCCCTGGCAACGGCGGCCCGCGAAGCATTCACCAGTGGGATGCAGGGGGCGGCGATCGCGGGAACAGTGCTCCTGATCGGCGCGGCGGCGCTGGCGGCGAGGGCGCTGAAGGGGATCCGCGTCGACGACAAGTAA
- a CDS encoding MFS transporter — translation MTTSAACPPETTLPVQPLLTRPLLLRFVSMIGASVSFFLLLSVVPAYAAEAGGGGAAGLATGSLMLSTVLGELITPRLVARHGYRATLMAGLFLLGAPAMVLTVSGSMAWIVAVCLVRGLGFALTIVAGGALTASLIPAERRGEGLAVVGVVSGVPSLIALPLGLWLVGQVGYGPVAVAAGVAALAAIVSVLGLPDRQARPSEESVGVIRGLRTGALLRPVVVFAATATAAGILVTFLPLAVPSASAGVVTVALFAQTAAATVSRWVAGRYGDRHGSARLVLPALLLSAAGVPVTAATGSALTVVAGTALFGAGFGIAQNATLTLMYARVSASSYGTVSALWNLAYDGGMGVGAAGFGVLAGLTGYPWAFAVTAVLMLGALAPALRDLRHPGH, via the coding sequence ATGACCACTTCGGCCGCGTGCCCGCCCGAGACGACCCTTCCGGTTCAGCCCCTGCTGACCCGTCCTCTGCTGCTCCGCTTCGTGAGCATGATCGGCGCGAGCGTCAGCTTCTTCCTGCTGCTGTCGGTGGTGCCGGCCTACGCGGCCGAGGCGGGCGGCGGGGGCGCGGCGGGCCTCGCCACCGGCTCCCTGATGCTCTCCACGGTCCTCGGCGAACTGATCACTCCCCGGCTCGTCGCGCGTCACGGATACCGGGCGACCCTGATGGCCGGGCTGTTCCTGCTCGGCGCCCCGGCGATGGTGCTGACGGTCTCCGGGAGCATGGCGTGGATCGTGGCGGTGTGCCTGGTGCGCGGCCTGGGCTTCGCGCTCACGATCGTCGCGGGCGGCGCCCTGACCGCGTCGCTAATCCCGGCCGAGCGGCGGGGCGAGGGCCTGGCGGTGGTGGGCGTGGTGTCCGGGGTTCCGTCGCTGATCGCCCTGCCTCTGGGGCTGTGGCTGGTCGGGCAGGTGGGGTACGGGCCCGTCGCCGTGGCCGCGGGCGTGGCGGCGCTGGCCGCGATCGTCTCGGTGCTCGGACTGCCGGACCGTCAGGCGCGGCCGTCGGAGGAGTCGGTGGGCGTGATCCGCGGACTGCGCACGGGCGCCCTGCTGCGGCCCGTCGTCGTGTTCGCCGCCACCGCGACGGCCGCGGGCATCCTGGTCACCTTCCTGCCGCTGGCGGTGCCTTCGGCGTCGGCGGGAGTGGTCACCGTGGCCTTGTTCGCGCAGACGGCCGCCGCGACCGTGTCCCGCTGGGTGGCCGGGCGGTACGGCGACCGGCACGGCAGCGCCCGGCTCGTCCTCCCCGCGCTGCTGCTGTCCGCGGCGGGCGTGCCGGTCACCGCCGCGACCGGCAGCGCGCTTACCGTCGTAGCGGGAACCGCCCTGTTCGGGGCCGGTTTCGGCATCGCCCAGAACGCCACGCTGACGCTGATGTACGCACGGGTCTCCGCCTCCTCCTACGGCACGGTCAGCGCCCTGTGGAACCTCGCCTACGACGGCGGAATGGGCGTCGGCGCCGCAGGATTCGGCGTCCTCGCGGGGCTGACCGGCTACCCCTGGGCCTTCGCGGTGACGGCGGTACTGATGCTGGGCGCCCTGGCACCGGCCCTGCGCGACCTCCGCCACCCGGGTCACTGA
- a CDS encoding TetR/AcrR family transcriptional regulator, which yields MGHREDLLEGAKRCLLGKGFVRTTARDIVKESGTNLASIGYHYGSKDALLVKAYVSLIEGLGETFDPGWGAGDVTTPAGSLERFQEVWANIIRSLPESRSVWMLSLEIIVNGDRLQEVRKLLAEAQEQGRSGIVPMFNGIPEDQLDKETVDTEGRFYQTLLNGLMVQWLFDPDSATGAEQLTEGLRRVLAGVELADVEKG from the coding sequence ATGGGACATCGTGAGGATCTGCTCGAAGGCGCCAAGCGCTGCCTGCTGGGGAAGGGGTTCGTGCGCACGACCGCGCGCGACATCGTCAAGGAGTCGGGGACGAACCTGGCGTCGATCGGCTACCACTACGGGTCGAAGGACGCGCTGCTGGTGAAGGCGTACGTCTCGTTGATCGAGGGCCTCGGTGAGACATTCGACCCCGGCTGGGGTGCCGGCGACGTGACGACGCCCGCCGGGTCACTGGAACGGTTCCAGGAGGTGTGGGCGAACATCATCCGCTCGCTGCCCGAGTCCCGTTCCGTCTGGATGCTGAGCCTGGAGATCATCGTCAACGGCGACCGCCTGCAGGAGGTGCGCAAGCTGCTCGCCGAGGCGCAGGAGCAGGGCCGGTCGGGGATCGTGCCCATGTTCAACGGCATCCCCGAGGACCAGCTCGACAAGGAGACCGTCGACACGGAGGGCCGTTTCTACCAGACCCTCCTCAACGGCCTCATGGTCCAGTGGCTCTTCGACCCGGACTCGGCGACCGGCGCCGAGCAGCTCACCGAGGGGTTGCGGCGGGTGCTCGCGGGCGTCGAGCTCGCGGACGTCGAGAAGGGCTGA
- the ilvC gene encoding ketol-acid reductoisomerase, which translates to MAELFYDADADLSIIQGRKVAVIGYGSQGHAHALSLRDSGVDVRVGLHEGSKSKAKAEEQGLRVVTPSEAAAEADVIMILVPDPIQAQVYEESIKDNLKDGDALFFGHGLNIRFDFIKPPANVDVCMVAPKGPGHLVRRQYEEGRGVPCIVAVEQDATGNGFALALSYAKGIGGTRAGVIKTTFTEETETDLFGEQAVLCGGTAALVKAGFETLTEAGYQPEIAYFECLHELKLIVDLMYEGGLEKMRWSISETAEWGDYVTGPRIITDATKAEMKKVLAEIQDGTFAREWMAEYHGGLKKYNEYKTADSEHLLETTGKQLRKLMSWVDEEA; encoded by the coding sequence GTGGCCGAGCTGTTCTACGACGCCGACGCCGACCTGTCCATCATCCAGGGCCGCAAGGTCGCGGTCATCGGTTACGGCAGCCAGGGCCACGCCCACGCGCTGTCGCTCCGTGACTCGGGTGTCGACGTCCGTGTCGGTCTGCACGAGGGCTCCAAGTCCAAGGCCAAGGCCGAGGAGCAGGGCCTGCGCGTGGTCACGCCGTCGGAGGCCGCCGCCGAGGCCGACGTCATCATGATCCTGGTGCCGGACCCGATCCAGGCCCAGGTCTACGAGGAGTCCATCAAGGACAACCTCAAGGACGGCGACGCGCTGTTCTTCGGCCACGGCCTGAACATCCGCTTCGACTTCATCAAGCCCCCGGCGAACGTCGACGTCTGCATGGTCGCCCCCAAGGGCCCGGGCCACCTCGTCCGCCGCCAGTACGAGGAGGGCCGCGGCGTTCCCTGCATCGTGGCCGTCGAGCAGGACGCGACCGGCAACGGCTTCGCGCTCGCGCTGTCGTACGCCAAGGGCATCGGCGGCACCCGTGCCGGCGTCATCAAGACGACCTTCACCGAGGAGACCGAGACCGACCTGTTCGGTGAGCAGGCCGTTCTCTGCGGTGGTACCGCCGCGCTGGTCAAGGCGGGCTTCGAGACGCTGACCGAGGCCGGCTACCAGCCGGAGATCGCGTACTTCGAGTGCCTGCACGAGCTGAAGCTGATCGTCGACCTCATGTACGAGGGCGGCCTGGAGAAGATGCGCTGGTCGATCTCCGAGACCGCGGAGTGGGGCGACTACGTCACCGGCCCGCGCATCATCACGGACGCCACCAAGGCCGAGATGAAGAAGGTCCTCGCCGAGATCCAGGACGGCACCTTCGCCCGTGAGTGGATGGCCGAGTACCACGGCGGTCTGAAGAAGTACAACGAGTACAAGACGGCCGACTCCGAGCACCTGCTGGAGACCACCGGCAAGCAGCTGCGCAAGCTCATGTCGTGGGTGGACGAGGAGGCGTGA
- the serA gene encoding phosphoglycerate dehydrogenase has protein sequence MSSKPVVLIAEELSPATVDALGPDFEIRHCNGADRAELLPAIADVDAILIRSATKVDAEAVAAAKKLKVVARAGVGLDNVDVSAATKAGVMVVNAPTSNIVTAAELACGLLVATARHIPQANAALKNGEWKRSKYTGVELAEKTLGVVGLGRIGALVAQRMSGFGMKVVAYDPYIQPARAAQMGVKVLSLDELLEVSDFITVHLPKTPETVGLIGDEALRKVKPSVRIVNAARGGIVDEEALYSALKEGRVAGAGLDVYAKEPCTDSPLFEFDQVVATPHLGASTDEAQEKAGIAVARSVRLALAGELVPDAVNVQGGVIAEDVKPGLPLAERLGRIFTALAGEVAVRLDVEVYGEITQHDVKVLELSALKGVFEDVVDETVSYVNAPLFAQERGVEVRLTTSSESADHRNVVTVRGTLTDGEEVSVSGTLAGPKHLQKIVAVGEYDVDLALADHMVVLRYEDRPGVVGTVGRIFGEAGINIAGMQVARAAAGGEALAVLTVDDTVAPGVLAEVAEEIGATFARSVNLV, from the coding sequence GTGAGCTCGAAACCCGTCGTACTCATCGCTGAAGAACTGTCGCCCGCGACCGTGGACGCACTCGGCCCGGACTTCGAGATCCGGCACTGCAACGGAGCGGACCGAGCCGAACTGCTCCCGGCCATCGCCGACGTCGACGCGATCCTGATCCGCTCCGCGACCAAGGTCGACGCCGAGGCCGTCGCCGCCGCGAAGAAACTGAAGGTCGTCGCACGAGCCGGCGTCGGCCTGGACAACGTCGACGTCTCCGCCGCCACCAAGGCCGGCGTGATGGTCGTCAACGCCCCCACCTCGAACATCGTGACGGCCGCCGAGCTGGCGTGCGGTCTCCTCGTCGCCACCGCCCGCCACATCCCGCAGGCCAACGCCGCGCTGAAGAACGGCGAGTGGAAGCGCAGCAAGTACACGGGTGTGGAGCTGGCCGAGAAGACCCTGGGTGTCGTGGGTCTCGGCCGCATCGGCGCGCTGGTCGCCCAGCGCATGTCCGGCTTCGGGATGAAGGTCGTCGCCTACGACCCCTACATCCAGCCCGCGCGGGCCGCGCAGATGGGCGTCAAGGTGCTGTCGCTGGACGAGCTGCTGGAGGTCTCCGACTTCATCACCGTCCACCTGCCCAAGACGCCCGAGACCGTCGGCCTCATCGGCGACGAGGCGCTGCGCAAGGTCAAGCCGAGCGTGCGGATCGTCAACGCCGCGCGCGGCGGGATCGTCGACGAGGAGGCGCTGTACTCGGCGCTGAAGGAGGGACGCGTCGCGGGCGCCGGTCTCGACGTGTATGCGAAGGAGCCCTGCACGGACTCCCCGCTCTTCGAGTTCGACCAGGTCGTCGCCACCCCGCACCTCGGTGCCTCCACCGACGAGGCGCAGGAGAAGGCCGGTATCGCCGTCGCCCGCTCGGTGCGGCTCGCCCTCGCCGGTGAGCTCGTGCCCGACGCGGTGAACGTCCAGGGCGGGGTCATCGCCGAGGACGTCAAGCCGGGCCTGCCGCTCGCCGAGCGCCTCGGCCGCATCTTCACCGCGCTCGCCGGCGAGGTCGCGGTCCGCCTCGACGTCGAGGTGTACGGCGAGATCACCCAGCACGACGTGAAGGTGCTGGAGCTCAGCGCCCTCAAGGGTGTCTTCGAGGACGTCGTCGACGAGACGGTCTCGTACGTGAACGCCCCGCTGTTCGCCCAGGAGCGCGGCGTGGAGGTGCGGCTGACGACCAGCTCGGAGTCCGCCGACCACCGCAACGTCGTCACCGTGCGCGGCACGCTCACGGACGGCGAGGAGGTGTCGGTCTCCGGCACGCTGGCCGGCCCGAAGCACCTGCAGAAGATCGTGGCCGTCGGCGAGTACGACGTCGACCTCGCTCTCGCCGACCACATGGTGGTGCTGCGGTACGAGGACCGTCCCGGTGTCGTCGGCACGGTGGGTCGGATCTTCGGTGAGGCCGGGATCAACATCGCCGGTATGCAGGTCGCTCGTGCGGCGGCGGGTGGGGAGGCGTTGGCCGTCCTGACCGTCGATGACACGGTGGCTCCCGGCGTGCTGGCCGAGGTCGCCGAGGAGATCGGGGCGACGTTCGCCCGCTCGGTGAACCTGGTCTGA
- the ilvN gene encoding acetolactate synthase small subunit has translation MSKHTLSVLVENTPGILARIAALFSRRGFNIDSLAVGVTEHPDISRITIVVGVEELPLEQVTKQLNKLVNVLKIVELEPGQAVQRELVLVKVRADNETRSQIVEIVQLFRAKTVDVSPEAVTIEATGSSEKLSAMLKMLEPYGIKELVQSGTIAIGRGARSITDRSLRALDRSA, from the coding sequence ATGTCCAAGCACACGCTCTCCGTCCTGGTGGAGAACACCCCGGGCATCCTGGCCCGGATCGCTGCCCTGTTCTCCCGCCGCGGCTTCAACATCGACTCGCTCGCGGTCGGCGTCACCGAGCACCCCGACATCTCCCGCATCACCATCGTCGTGGGCGTGGAGGAACTGCCGCTGGAGCAGGTGACCAAGCAGCTCAACAAGCTGGTCAACGTGCTGAAGATCGTCGAGCTGGAGCCGGGGCAGGCCGTTCAGCGCGAACTCGTTCTGGTGAAGGTGCGCGCCGACAACGAGACGCGCTCCCAGATCGTCGAGATCGTCCAGCTGTTCCGCGCCAAGACCGTCGACGTCTCCCCGGAGGCCGTCACGATCGAGGCCACCGGCAGCAGTGAGAAGCTGTCGGCCATGCTCAAGATGCTCGAACCGTACGGCATCAAGGAACTGGTGCAGTCCGGCACGATCGCGATCGGCCGCGGCGCCCGCTCGATCACGGACCGCTCGCTGCGCGCGCTCGACCGGTCGGCATAA